The Takifugu flavidus isolate HTHZ2018 chromosome 17, ASM371156v2, whole genome shotgun sequence genome contains a region encoding:
- the LOC130513907 gene encoding uncharacterized protein LOC130513907, which produces MNKLRRKAPPPPPSPPPPPPSPFLSTYIGEGGCITIGYDPHFPPPPSSILPVLNEEQYCPITLESRRGVNLNKVDTPSSELDINKVQCHNPDIKNKEWTGATSPPSPFPPLATKHPVEHGARNDSFFQCCFSKYVSACWPHSSRSTGQRAYPSPHPQGSAALKVRQTPVCSSLPPPQHPQEQGVCKQRRRAPLPPLPASPTLHPLQPAAVKKRRRAPSPPQTPDLLNLHTKQDDCHTVPRDPSFPLPTPSSILLAMNEVPYCLHTLDEVGILEKSREVEKQRCQMDIHPAQQELNPVNSDVCTESSPGYLC; this is translated from the exons ATGAACAAATTAAGGAGaaaggctcctcctcctcctccttctcctcctcctcctcctccctccccttttctttcaACCTATATTGGGGAAGGTGGTTGTATTACTATAGGCTATGATCCTCATttccctccaccaccatcatccattcTGCCAGTGCTGAATGAAGAGCAATACTGTCCCATTACACtggagagcagaagaggagtAAACTTGAACAAGGTGGATACACCATCCTCTGAACTGGACATTAACAAA GTGCAATGTCACAACCCTgacataaaaaacaaagaatggaCAGGGGCTACCTCTCCTCCgtcaccttttcctcctctaGCTACTAAGCATCCTGTTGAGCATGGTGCACGTAATGACTCTTTCTTTCAGTGCT GTTTCTCCAAATATGTTTCTGCATGCTGGCCCCACTCCTCCAGGTCAACAGGCCAACGAGCTTATCCTTCTCCACACCCTCAAGGAAGTGCTGCACTCAAAGTACGACAAACACCTGTCTgttcttcacttcctcctcctcaacacccTCAAGAACAAGGTGTATGCAAACAACGGCGAAGAGCTCCCCTTCCTCCATTACCTGCTTCTCCAACTCTACATCCTCTACAACCCGCTGCAGTTAAAAAACGACGAAGAGccccttctcctccacaaacacctgATCTTTTAAATTTACACACTAAGCAAGATGATTGTCATACTGTACCCCGTGatccctctttccctctccctaCACCATCATCAATTCTTCTAGCAATGAATGAAGTTCCTTATTGTCTCCACACACTGGATGAGGTTGGAATACTAGAAAAGTCAAGGgaggtggaaaaacaaagatgtcaAATGGACATCCATCCAGCCCAACAGGAACTTAATCCAGTAAATTCAGATGTTTGTACTGAGTCAAGCCCAGGATATTTGTGCTGA